Proteins encoded by one window of Porphyrobacter sp. YT40:
- the rpsT gene encoding 30S ribosomal protein S20 — translation MANTPQAKKRIRRNANRAAINGARVSRIRSFIKKVESACEAGDKEAAAAALKAAQPEMARGVARGVLHKNTVARKMSRLTRRVATL, via the coding sequence ATGGCCAATACGCCGCAAGCCAAGAAGCGCATCCGTCGCAACGCCAACCGCGCCGCCATCAACGGCGCGCGCGTCAGCCGCATCCGCAGCTTCATCAAGAAGGTCGAATCGGCCTGCGAAGCCGGTGACAAGGAAGCCGCTGCTGCCGCGCTCAAGGCGGCCCAGCCGGAAATGGCCCGCGGCGTTGCACGCGGCGTGCTGCACAAGAACACCGTGGCCCGCAAGATGTCGCGCCTGACGCGCCGAGTCGCCACGCTCTGA
- a CDS encoding class I SAM-dependent methyltransferase: MTQSTDDTVSFGFEDVTPEEKTRRVGEVFSSVAKKYDIMNDAMSFGMHRGWKDRFVRRVKPQPGENILDMAGGTGDIAFRMADRGANVTVADINQEMLDVGAERAMERDEAEGAGSLVFSHQNAEEVSFAANTFDAYTIVFGIRNVTFKDKALAEAYRVLRPGGRFFCMEFSVTDWSGFREIYDLYSMHIMPRMGQVIAGDADSYRYLAESIRKFPRAPEFESMIRAAGFVNTKAEIILGGAVAIHSGWKI; encoded by the coding sequence ATGACCCAAAGCACCGACGACACCGTCTCCTTCGGCTTCGAAGATGTCACGCCCGAGGAAAAGACCCGCCGCGTGGGTGAGGTTTTCTCCAGCGTCGCGAAGAAATACGACATCATGAACGACGCGATGAGCTTCGGCATGCATCGCGGGTGGAAGGACCGCTTCGTCCGGCGGGTGAAGCCGCAGCCGGGGGAGAACATCCTCGACATGGCGGGCGGCACCGGCGACATCGCCTTCCGCATGGCCGATCGCGGGGCGAACGTCACCGTCGCCGACATCAATCAGGAAATGCTCGACGTCGGGGCCGAACGGGCGATGGAGCGTGACGAGGCGGAAGGGGCGGGCAGCCTCGTCTTCTCGCACCAGAACGCCGAGGAGGTCAGCTTCGCCGCCAACACCTTCGATGCCTACACCATCGTCTTCGGCATCCGGAACGTCACCTTCAAGGACAAGGCGCTGGCCGAGGCCTACCGTGTGCTACGGCCCGGCGGGCGGTTCTTCTGCATGGAATTCTCGGTCACCGACTGGTCGGGTTTCCGCGAGATCTACGACCTTTATTCGATGCACATCATGCCGCGCATGGGGCAGGTGATCGCGGGCGATGCGGACAGCTATCGCTATCTGGCCGAATCGATCCGCAAGTTCCCGCGCGCACCCGAGTTCGAAAGCATGATCCGCGCGGCCGGGTTCGTGAACACCAAGGCGGAGATCATTCTCGGCGGTGCGGTGGCGATCCATTCGGGGTGGAAGATCTGA
- a CDS encoding bifunctional phosphopantothenoylcysteine decarboxylase/phosphopantothenate synthase — translation MSKQEAKPGKAPRILLVVGGGIAAYKACELVRLARKGGAEVTCVLTKGGQQFVTPLSLAALSENQVYTNLFDLKNEAEMGHIQLSREADLVVVCPATADLVAKMANGIADDLATTLILATDKPVMAVPAMNVRMWEHVATRRNIATLKAAGVTVLHPDEGPMACGEFGYGRLPEPEAIWREVASALGLAVPEPALAPPAAPAPARLPAPEIEVEALEPEEEDDGSAAMPEGGLGGFLSRLIPRSTAKRTHEEIEAEFEELPEPEDLPLPEEEPAPDFAPDLGGPLLARKGAASAAPPIDAGAINHMVDPRKAPPEFLAPEVPEEIEADLGEVPDGDALGVDAGHRPLAGRHVLVTAGPTWEAIDPVRYIANRSSGKQGFAIAAAAAALGAEVTLVAGPVALKTPLGVNRIDVESANDMAQAVRQALPADVAVMVAAVADWRPREYRNRKVKKRESAPPALMLTENPDILTNLSVGVNRPGLLIGFAAETDKVIENAKAKRKRKGADWIIANDVSGPLGSGVMGGDRNRVTIISADGIETLEEMPKAAVAMALVERIAAALHAEAAE, via the coding sequence ATGAGCAAACAGGAGGCGAAACCGGGCAAAGCGCCCCGCATCCTGCTGGTCGTGGGTGGCGGGATCGCCGCCTACAAGGCCTGCGAACTGGTGCGCCTTGCCCGCAAGGGCGGGGCCGAAGTGACGTGTGTGCTGACCAAGGGCGGTCAGCAATTCGTCACCCCGCTCTCGCTCGCCGCGCTCAGCGAGAATCAGGTTTACACCAACCTCTTCGACCTCAAGAACGAGGCCGAGATGGGGCATATCCAGCTCAGCCGCGAGGCCGATCTGGTGGTGGTCTGCCCGGCGACCGCCGATCTCGTCGCCAAGATGGCGAACGGCATCGCCGACGATCTCGCCACCACGCTGATCCTCGCCACCGACAAGCCGGTGATGGCCGTGCCCGCGATGAATGTGCGGATGTGGGAGCACGTGGCGACCCGGCGCAACATCGCCACGCTGAAGGCGGCGGGCGTCACCGTGCTGCACCCGGACGAAGGCCCGATGGCCTGCGGCGAATTCGGCTATGGCCGCCTACCCGAGCCCGAGGCGATCTGGCGCGAAGTCGCAAGTGCCCTCGGCCTCGCGGTGCCCGAGCCTGCGCTTGCGCCCCCCGCCGCCCCGGCTCCCGCGCGCCTGCCTGCGCCCGAGATCGAGGTCGAGGCGCTCGAACCCGAGGAAGAGGACGACGGCAGCGCCGCCATGCCCGAAGGCGGTCTTGGCGGGTTCCTGTCGCGCCTCATCCCGCGTTCCACCGCCAAGCGCACGCATGAAGAGATCGAGGCCGAGTTCGAGGAACTGCCCGAGCCCGAGGACCTGCCGCTTCCCGAAGAGGAACCCGCGCCCGACTTCGCGCCCGATCTGGGCGGGCCGCTGCTGGCGCGCAAGGGTGCCGCTTCGGCAGCGCCGCCGATCGATGCCGGGGCGATCAACCACATGGTCGATCCGCGCAAGGCCCCGCCCGAATTTCTCGCCCCTGAAGTGCCCGAAGAGATCGAGGCCGATCTGGGCGAAGTGCCCGATGGCGATGCCTTGGGGGTCGATGCGGGCCATCGTCCGCTCGCCGGGCGGCACGTGCTGGTTACAGCCGGGCCGACCTGGGAGGCGATCGATCCGGTGCGCTACATCGCCAACCGTTCGAGCGGGAAGCAGGGCTTCGCCATCGCCGCCGCCGCCGCTGCGCTGGGGGCCGAGGTGACGCTGGTGGCCGGGCCGGTGGCATTGAAAACTCCGCTCGGCGTCAACCGCATCGATGTCGAAAGCGCCAACGACATGGCGCAGGCGGTGCGGCAGGCGCTGCCCGCCGATGTCGCGGTAATGGTGGCTGCCGTGGCGGACTGGCGTCCGCGCGAATATCGCAACCGCAAGGTCAAGAAGCGCGAATCCGCGCCCCCGGCGCTGATGCTGACCGAGAATCCCGACATCCTCACCAACCTCTCGGTCGGGGTGAACCGGCCCGGCCTGCTGATCGGCTTCGCCGCCGAAACCGACAAGGTGATCGAAAACGCCAAGGCCAAGCGCAAGCGCAAGGGCGCAGACTGGATCATCGCCAATGATGTCAGCGGCCCCCTCGGGTCGGGCGTGATGGGCGGGGACCGCAACCGCGTGACGATCATCAGCGCGGACGGGATCGAAACGCTCGAGGAAATGCCCAAGGCCGCGGTCGCGATGGCGCTGGTCGAGCGCATCGCGGCAGCGCTCCACGCCGAGGCGGCGGAATGA
- a CDS encoding DUF4136 domain-containing protein produces MKPLARVALPLALALGLSACATPFKADVSRFAVPLPAPQGQTFAVVPEDPKLAGGLEFATYANAVAAEMQQLGYTRAASPETADMLVRFDYDVDNGRERVRSTPGVGGAFSPWGRWGGWGGGFGAWGYGFNDPFFGGPDVRSYTVYTSEVDLKIDRRADGQRLFEGKAEAVSRSNRLPRLVPNLVDALFTDFPGNSGETVRITIRDDGENTVRPTD; encoded by the coding sequence ATGAAGCCTCTTGCCCGCGTTGCGTTGCCGCTGGCGCTCGCACTCGGGCTGTCCGCCTGCGCCACACCGTTCAAGGCGGATGTGTCGCGCTTTGCCGTGCCTCTGCCCGCGCCGCAGGGACAGACATTCGCGGTCGTGCCGGAAGATCCCAAACTGGCCGGCGGGCTCGAATTTGCCACCTATGCCAACGCCGTCGCCGCCGAGATGCAGCAGCTGGGCTACACCCGCGCCGCCTCGCCCGAGACGGCGGACATGCTGGTGCGCTTCGATTACGATGTCGATAACGGGCGTGAGCGGGTGCGCAGCACGCCCGGCGTCGGCGGTGCCTTCAGTCCTTGGGGCCGGTGGGGCGGCTGGGGCGGCGGCTTCGGTGCCTGGGGTTACGGGTTCAACGATCCGTTCTTCGGCGGGCCGGACGTGCGCAGCTACACCGTCTACACCAGCGAAGTGGACCTGAAGATCGACCGCCGCGCGGATGGCCAGCGCCTGTTCGAAGGCAAGGCCGAAGCCGTGTCGCGCTCGAACCGCCTGCCGCGCCTCGTGCCGAACCTCGTCGACGCGCTGTTCACCGACTTCCCCGGCAATTCGGGCGAGACAGTGCGCATCACGATTCGCGACGATGGCGAAAATACCGTGCGCCCGACCGATTGA
- the mutM gene encoding bifunctional DNA-formamidopyrimidine glycosylase/DNA-(apurinic or apyrimidinic site) lyase has product MPELPEVETTVRGLAAFLEGERITRVQINRPDLRRPFPADLVQVMTGATVSALSRRAKYGLLHLDRGSTMIFHLGMSGRWRIDPEVADIHDHLVLETAAHRFALCDPRRFGSVDLVGSDTLDAWPQFAALGPEPLGPGLTPAHLKAALKGKTQSIKLCLLDQRIVAGLGNIYVCEALWRAGIRPTKPAGRVTGPQLQRLVPAIVAVLEASIRDGGSTLRDYARPDGELGYFASSFDVYGREGQACRRDDGGVIQRIAQGGRSTWYCPICQK; this is encoded by the coding sequence ATGCCTGAGCTGCCCGAGGTCGAGACGACCGTGCGCGGTCTTGCCGCCTTCCTCGAGGGCGAGCGGATCACGCGCGTGCAGATCAACCGGCCCGACCTGCGCCGCCCCTTCCCCGCCGATCTGGTGCAGGTGATGACCGGCGCGACGGTGAGCGCCCTGTCGCGCCGCGCCAAATATGGGCTGCTGCATCTCGACCGGGGGTCGACGATGATCTTCCATTTGGGCATGAGCGGGCGCTGGCGGATCGATCCCGAGGTGGCCGACATCCACGATCATCTGGTGCTGGAGACCGCCGCGCACCGCTTTGCCCTGTGCGACCCGCGGCGCTTCGGCTCGGTCGATCTGGTGGGAAGCGACACGCTCGACGCCTGGCCGCAATTCGCCGCGCTCGGGCCGGAGCCGCTGGGGCCAGGGCTCACCCCTGCGCATCTCAAGGCTGCGCTCAAGGGCAAGACCCAGTCGATCAAGCTGTGCCTGCTCGACCAGCGGATCGTCGCGGGGCTCGGCAACATCTATGTCTGCGAGGCGCTGTGGCGCGCCGGCATCCGCCCGACCAAGCCCGCCGGCAGAGTGACGGGCCCGCAGCTGCAACGGCTGGTGCCCGCGATCGTCGCGGTGCTCGAAGCCTCGATCCGCGACGGGGGATCGACCTTGCGCGACTATGCCCGGCCCGACGGGGAATTGGGCTATTTCGCCAGCAGCTTCGATGTCTACGGGCGCGAGGGGCAGGCCTGTCGCCGCGACGATGGCGGGGTCATCCAGCGCATCGCGCAAGGCGGTCGCAGCACGTGGTATTGTCCGATCTGCCAGAAATAG
- the ubiB gene encoding 2-polyprenylphenol 6-hydroxylase, whose amino-acid sequence MSSVTHLSRLARWGVTLARRRALVGIENDPNAPATVRQLVRLARLATLTGKGGARDYAGAFRAIGPAAIKLGQSLATRPDLVGEEAAMNLLSLQDSLPPVPFAQIRAAIESSFGQPLENLFSEIDPEPVGAASIAQVHKGVTTDGRKVAIKVLRPGIREKFARDIQTYEWAAAHVEQMGGEFQRLRPRLTIANFKRWTNSELDLRREAASASELAEQMAGVPGYRIPDVDWDRTNGRVMTIEWIDGIKISRVDELRARGHDLAEISERLVISFLTQAISAGFFHADMHQGNLFVEDDGTIVAIDFGIMGRIDRRARQWLAEILYGLTTGNYQRVAEIHFEAQYVPSYHSVGEFATALRAVGEPMRGKPVKELSVGQMLDGLFAITRDFDMQTQPHLLLLQKTMVMVEGIATQLNPDINMWDTAAPYVREWIRDELGPEAALADRLKQDTETLLRLPGLIRRVEEMFPPKGGAPEPPPLPEIVLITDKREGSGLLGHLLLGALAGGAAVWGALALGWIG is encoded by the coding sequence ATGAGCTCGGTGACGCATCTTTCCCGCCTCGCCCGCTGGGGCGTGACGCTTGCCCGCAGGCGCGCGCTGGTGGGGATCGAGAATGATCCCAACGCGCCCGCGACGGTGCGCCAGCTCGTGCGGCTGGCGCGCCTCGCCACGCTGACGGGCAAGGGCGGCGCGCGCGACTATGCGGGCGCCTTCCGCGCGATCGGCCCGGCGGCGATCAAGCTGGGGCAGAGCCTCGCCACCCGCCCCGATCTGGTGGGCGAGGAAGCGGCGATGAACCTGCTGTCCTTGCAGGATTCACTCCCGCCCGTGCCCTTCGCACAGATCAGGGCGGCGATCGAATCGAGCTTCGGCCAGCCGCTCGAAAACCTGTTCAGCGAAATCGACCCCGAGCCGGTCGGCGCGGCGAGCATCGCGCAGGTCCACAAGGGCGTCACCACCGATGGCCGCAAGGTCGCGATCAAGGTGCTGCGGCCCGGCATCCGCGAGAAATTCGCGCGCGACATCCAGACCTATGAATGGGCCGCCGCCCATGTCGAGCAGATGGGCGGGGAGTTTCAGCGCCTGCGTCCGCGCCTCACCATCGCCAATTTCAAGCGCTGGACCAATTCCGAACTCGATTTGCGGCGCGAAGCCGCTTCGGCCAGCGAGCTCGCGGAACAGATGGCGGGCGTGCCCGGCTACCGCATCCCCGATGTCGACTGGGACCGCACCAATGGCCGGGTGATGACGATCGAGTGGATCGACGGAATCAAGATCAGCCGGGTCGACGAGTTGCGCGCGCGCGGGCACGATCTCGCCGAGATTTCCGAGCGGCTGGTGATCAGCTTCCTGACGCAGGCGATCAGCGCGGGCTTCTTCCATGCCGACATGCACCAGGGCAACCTGTTCGTGGAGGACGACGGCACCATCGTCGCGATCGATTTCGGGATCATGGGCCGGATCGACCGCCGCGCGCGGCAATGGCTGGCCGAAATTCTCTACGGGCTGACCACCGGCAACTACCAGCGCGTCGCAGAAATCCATTTCGAGGCGCAATATGTGCCGAGCTATCACTCGGTCGGCGAATTCGCGACCGCCTTGCGCGCGGTGGGCGAGCCGATGCGCGGCAAGCCGGTGAAGGAACTCTCCGTTGGCCAGATGCTCGACGGTCTGTTCGCGATCACCCGCGATTTCGACATGCAGACCCAGCCGCACCTGCTGCTGTTGCAGAAGACGATGGTGATGGTCGAGGGGATCGCCACGCAGCTCAATCCCGATATCAATATGTGGGACACCGCTGCGCCCTATGTGCGCGAGTGGATCCGTGACGAGCTGGGGCCGGAAGCCGCGCTCGCCGACCGCTTGAAGCAGGATACCGAAACCCTGCTGCGCCTCCCCGGCCTGATCCGGCGCGTGGAGGAAATGTTCCCGCCCAAGGGCGGCGCGCCCGAACCGCCGCCGCTGCCCGAGATCGTGCTGATCACCGACAAGCGCGAAGGGAGCGGGCTGCTGGGTCACCTGCTCCTCGGCGCGCTGGCGGGCGGGGCCGCGGTGTGGGGCGCGCTGGCGCTCGGCTGGATCGGATGA
- the dut gene encoding dUTP diphosphatase translates to MSPSVKVAVKRLPHGAGLPLPAYATAGAAGMDVVSAEDVTLAPGARHAVATGLALAIPEGYEIQVRPRSGLALKHGITVPNTPGTIDSDYRGELKVILINLGTEPFVIARGDRVAQLVLAPVVQAAWDEVEELDTTSRGEGGFGSTGGHAKL, encoded by the coding sequence ATGAGCCCATCGGTGAAGGTCGCGGTCAAGCGCCTGCCGCACGGCGCAGGCCTGCCGCTGCCGGCCTATGCCACGGCGGGTGCCGCCGGGATGGACGTGGTCAGCGCCGAGGACGTGACGCTCGCTCCGGGCGCGCGCCATGCGGTCGCCACGGGCCTCGCGCTGGCGATTCCCGAAGGCTACGAAATTCAGGTGCGCCCGCGATCGGGGTTGGCGCTGAAGCACGGCATCACCGTGCCCAACACCCCCGGCACGATCGACAGCGACTATCGTGGCGAACTGAAGGTGATCCTGATCAACTTGGGCACCGAGCCTTTCGTCATCGCGCGCGGCGACCGTGTGGCGCAGTTGGTGCTCGCCCCCGTGGTGCAGGCCGCGTGGGACGAGGTCGAGGAACTCGACACGACATCGCGCGGCGAGGGCGGCTTCGGCTCGACCGGGGGCCATGCGAAGCTCTGA
- the trpS gene encoding tryptophan--tRNA ligase yields MRVVSGIQPTGNLHLGNYLGAIRNWAAMQDSLEPGSEALFFLADLHALSQPHDPAGLKAATLEMTAALVACGIDPDRSVLFNQAQVPQHAELQWLLNGTARMGWLNRMTQWKDKAGKNREGQSVALFTYPVLQAADVLLYQTTHVPVGEDQKQHLELARDIAQKFNNDFASEEAPVFTLPEPIIPAEAARIMSLRDGSAKMSKSDPSDMSRINLADDADTMAQKVKKAKTDPEPLPSEEAGLAERAEAKNLVGIYAALSGEPVAAVLAQYGGQGFGAFKPALADLLVTKLGPIRDRFVALKDDTEALDAILARGAAKARERGTPTLDAAYKALGLVRH; encoded by the coding sequence ATGCGCGTCGTCTCCGGCATCCAGCCCACCGGCAATCTCCACCTCGGCAATTACCTGGGCGCGATCCGCAACTGGGCGGCGATGCAGGATTCGCTGGAACCGGGTTCCGAGGCGCTGTTCTTCCTCGCCGACCTGCACGCCCTGTCGCAGCCGCACGATCCGGCGGGGCTCAAGGCCGCAACGCTGGAGATGACCGCGGCGCTGGTCGCCTGCGGGATAGACCCCGACCGTTCGGTGCTGTTCAACCAGGCGCAGGTGCCCCAGCACGCCGAGCTGCAATGGCTCCTCAACGGCACCGCCCGGATGGGCTGGCTCAATCGCATGACCCAGTGGAAGGACAAGGCCGGCAAGAACCGCGAGGGGCAATCGGTCGCGCTGTTCACCTACCCGGTGCTGCAGGCCGCCGACGTGCTGCTCTACCAGACCACCCACGTGCCGGTGGGCGAGGATCAGAAGCAGCATCTCGAGCTTGCCCGCGACATAGCGCAAAAGTTCAACAACGACTTCGCCAGCGAAGAAGCGCCGGTCTTCACCCTGCCCGAACCGATCATCCCGGCAGAGGCCGCGCGGATCATGTCCCTGCGCGATGGCAGCGCCAAGATGTCGAAGTCCGACCCCTCCGACATGAGCCGCATCAACCTCGCCGACGACGCCGACACCATGGCGCAGAAGGTCAAGAAGGCGAAGACCGACCCCGAGCCGCTGCCCTCGGAGGAAGCGGGCCTTGCCGAACGGGCCGAGGCGAAGAACCTCGTGGGCATCTACGCCGCATTGTCGGGCGAGCCGGTGGCGGCGGTGCTGGCGCAATATGGCGGACAGGGTTTCGGCGCCTTCAAGCCGGCGCTGGCCGACTTGCTGGTCACCAAGCTCGGCCCGATCCGCGACCGATTCGTGGCGCTGAAGGACGACACCGAAGCGCTCGACGCAATTCTCGCCCGCGGCGCTGCCAAGGCGCGCGAACGCGGCACGCCGACGCTGGACGCGGCCTACAAGGCGCTGGGGCTGGTGCGGCACTGA
- a CDS encoding energy transducer TonB: MTARLAIALLGLGLAAPALAGSDPVPRAPEQWVSSYWPQCPYHGCGGEGTVRFAVTVSPQGRVTACTILETSGDPRLDRESCEFLTRRARFEPARDDDGKPVEGRWESRIAWKIPDAPPETESPAG; the protein is encoded by the coding sequence ATGACCGCCCGTTTAGCCATCGCCCTGCTTGGCCTGGGCCTCGCTGCCCCCGCGCTGGCCGGGAGCGACCCCGTGCCGCGTGCGCCGGAGCAGTGGGTGTCGTCCTATTGGCCGCAGTGTCCGTATCACGGCTGCGGCGGCGAAGGGACGGTGCGGTTCGCGGTGACGGTGTCGCCGCAGGGCCGGGTCACGGCATGCACGATCCTCGAAACCAGCGGCGATCCGCGGCTCGACCGCGAGTCTTGCGAATTTTTGACCCGGCGCGCGCGGTTCGAGCCCGCGCGCGACGATGACGGCAAGCCGGTCGAAGGGCGCTGGGAATCGCGCATCGCCTGGAAAATCCCCGACGCACCGCCAGAGACCGAAAGCCCCGCGGGCTGA